Genomic window (Betaproteobacteria bacterium):
AGGAAGTCCAAGAGAAGCCACAAGCCCTTGAAATTTAAGACTTGTGTCTTTTCCTTTGTCCAGGGTAGTGCAGTAACATCCGCTTGCATCCGGGCCAAAATGCAGTAACTATTACAGTAACTGGCGTTTTTACCAGTAACTGGAGAAGGAGTTACTGCATGGCGAGGCACCTGATTCCTGGCGATGTCACTATCCGGTCAACGAACCCTAGGTCGTTGGCGGTCCCGAAACGCATGCGTTTGGGGATGGCGGGATCTCTCTGAGGCGAGACCGGCACAACCTTCTCGTCTCCTCCAAATAAACCTAAATGCGGCGATTGGTTGCGTAGATTTGCCGTATTAGTCTTAGCATCAAACCGTTCCCTCACCCCCTCCCCGAGGACGAGGGGAGTTGTTCCCTTCTCGCTCCGGGAGAAGGGCCGGGGATGAGGGAAGGAAGTGGATGGCGGGAATAGGTTCATTTACCTGGTTGCATTACACTCACCCCGCGAAACACCGTGTTGGCAACACCTTCCCGCCGAGCCCCGTTGACCCTTAGGACGAGCACCGCCAAAAATGCTGGGTCCGTATCTTCATCAAATGAACTCATGGCTGTCCAACCCCCGCCGCTAACCCCGAACACTGCCGCTGGCGTTATCGCTCGGTTTCTCAAGGCGCGCGGCGTGGACCGCATCTTCGCGCTATGCGGGGGGCACATCATGCCCATCTGGATGCGCTGCGATGCGGAGGGCATTCGTATCGTCGATGTGCGCGACGAGCGCGCCGCCGTCTATATGGCGCATGCCCACAGTGACTTGACGGGTGGCCTGGGCGTGGCACTGCTAACCGCCGGGCCAGGTGTGACCAACGCCATGACCGGTATCGCCAACGCCCATGTCGCGCGCGCCAGCGTGCTGGTGCTGTCTGGCTTGCCGCCGCAGCCGCAGGAGAACCGCGGTGCCTTGCAAGATATCGTGCACACGGATTTGGTGCGCTCGCTTACGCGTTACGCACGCACGGTGCGCGAGCCCGCCCTCGTATTGCAAGAGTTGGATGAAGCGGTGTCGCGGGCGTTTGGGCAAGGCGGCGATCCGGGGCCGGTATACCTCGACTTTCCCACGGATACGTTGCGCGCGGAAGTTCCGAGAGCCGTGCAACTGGAAGAACACTTTCGCCCGAAGAATAAGCCGGTGCTGCTGCCCGATGCGGCCAGCGTATCCGCGGCGGTGGATCTGCTGTGGAGCGCAAAACGCCCGCTTGTCATCAGTGGCCGGGGCGCACGTGGGTCGGGCGCGGAACTCACCGCATTTCTAGATAAGCTCGGCGCTGCCTACCTAGACACCGGAGAAAGCCGGGGGTTGGTGCCCGATGCCCATCCAGCCGTGGTGGCGGCCATGCGAGGGACCTCCATGAGCGAGGCGGACGTGGTAGTGACTCTGGGCCGGCGGTTGGATTTTCAGCTTGCTTATGGCTCGCCCGCGGTGTTTGGCGAGGCACGCTTCGTGCGCATCGCCGATGCGCCTTCCGAGTTGCGCGACAACCGGCGTGGCGAGGTGGAAATTTTCGCGCAACCGGCCTCGGCGCTGGCCGCCATGACCAAGAAGGCTGGCAACCAGGTTTCCAACGTAGATCGCGCCTGGGCCGACGGCCTGCGCCAGCAGCATGAAGCACGCGCCAAGAAATTGCGAGAAACACTGGCTACAGCCGCCCCAGGGAGCGATGGACGCATGCATCCCAACCGCGTGCTCGGCGAGTTGCAGAGTAAACTCAGCCCCGATGCCATCGTGATCGCCGACGGCGGGGATTTCCTAAGCTTTGCGCGCGTGGGCCTCTCGGCCAGCACTTATCTCGATCCCGGGTCCTTGGGCTGCATTGGGATCGGTACACCCTTTGGGGTCGCGGCAAGCTTGGCTTTTCCCAACCGGCAAGTGGTCGTTGCCACCGGCGATGGCGCCTTCGGCTTCAATGCCATGGAAATCGACACGGCGGTGCGGCACAAAGCGCCCGTACTGATCGTAGTGGCGAACAATGGTGCCTGGCAGATTGAAGTGCATGACCAAACGGATACCCACGGCAAAGTAGTTGGAACGCGGTTGCAGTTCTCCGATTACGCCGCCATGGCGCGCGCCTTCGGAATGCACGCGGAGCGCGTGGAGAGGGCGGAGGATTTGCCGAATGCCCTTGAGCGCGCGCTCAAGAGCCGACCCGCGTTGTTGGATGTGGTGGTCACGCCCGAGGCAAAGTCCTCCGACGGCAAAACCGGGTTAGCATGGGTTCCGGACCTGCAAGCCTTAGGCGCTTGGGACCAAGCTGAGCGTGAATGGCGCCGGGGCGAGGCGCATCGTTAGGATTTACTTTTGAGGGAACATTCAGTGATGAAATCGAAGAAGATTGCAATGCTATGGGGCGCGTGAGTCTTGACGGCTACATTAATTTCCGCACTGAGCGCGGACGATGGCGAACAAGCGTTACTCGAACGCGCGCAAGCGCAGTTCAAACCTTTGCCCGCCGATGCGGCCACGGCGCAATATCCGTTAACGCCCGCGCGAGTGGAAATGGGCCGCAAGCTCTTCTACGAGACGCGCGTTTCCTCGGACGGCAAGCAAAGCTGTGCCGAGTGCCACCAGCCGCAGTTCCACGGCACCGATGCACTACCGCGTTCCATCGGCAATTCCGGCAAACTGATTCCGCGTAACGTTCCCACGGTGTTCAACACGGCGCTACAGTTCGCCCAGCACTATGGGGTAAATCGCGTTGATGTCGAAGAGCAAGCCCTCAAGGCTTTAGTAAGCCCGCTGGCCTATGGCAACAAAGACTACGCCATGGCGGAAGCAAAGCTGCGCGCCATTCCCGGCTACCGGACGCTATTCGAAAAGGCCTTCCCAAGCGAAGCCGAGACCATCACGGCGGCCAACTGGAGCAAGGCCATCGGCGCCTATGAACGCACGTTGCTCACGCCCGCGCCCTTCGACCGCTATTTGAAGGGCGACACCAACGCATTGGGCAAGCAAGCCAAGCACGGCCTGGACAAATTCATGGCGTTTGGTTGCTCGGGTTGCCACGGCGGTGTGCTGGTGGGCGGGCAGATGTACCAGAAGTTCGGCATCACGGCGGATTACTGGACCCTTACGGGAAGCCAGGAAATCGAACTGTTCAAGGGCCGCGACAAGGGCCGCTTCCAAGACACGAAGAACGAAGCCGACGCCTTCATGTTCAAGGTGCAACAACTACGCAACGTCGCAGTAACTCCACCGTTCTTTCACGACGGTTCCGTGGCGAAACTCGAGGACGCCATGCGCATCATGGGCAAGTTGCAATTGGGGCGCGACCTCAACGACGCGGACATAGGCGATATCGTTGCATTTCTTGAGTCCCTGACGGGCGAAGTCCCTGCCCAATTCGCGGGCGTGCCTTCGCTACCGGTGGCGGCCTACAAGAACTAGGAAAGAACCGCCCCTCCCTCCCCCGCGAGCTAGGGAGGGGCGAGGATGCCGAGCCCGCCTCATGTCAATTCAGCTCGATCTTTTTCTCGACTCGCGCTCCGTCATTTTCGTGAACTAGGCGATCGCCGTATTGACTGCGCGCGACACCGGGCGCGCGGCGGACGCCATCGCCGGTCTTCGCCGGCACGAACCCTCGCATGACCAGTTGCCAATGCTGGATCGTTTGGTGTCCCGGATAGGAGAATGGGAGAAGCCTTCTTCCCATGGCGCGGACATCGCACGCAGCGCCGTCTGGTTAGACGAAGAGATGCAAAACGCCAGCCGGGTGCTGGGACCGGGCGCGCAGGAGTTCATGGCTTCCTTCTTCCGCGAACTGGCGCGGATCGCGGGCGACGCGGACTACGACCCTGCCCGTCCCAAGGCGCACCGGGGATGGTTATGCTTGCGAAGCGGGGAGTGGGCGCAAGCCGAGGAGGCAGCTCTTTCCATTCCCAATGCGGGCCAATGCCCGGATGCCTTGCATTGGCTAGGAATCGCGCGCCACAGAAGCGGCGGGCTCGACGCGGCGCGATCCGTTTTGTTTGAATTGGCCATGCGAGAGCCTAGCCGCTTCGCGCCGGTGTTGGCTGAGCTTGGCGACGAGGTGCTTGACCAAGAGTGGGACGCTTTTCAGGATGCCTGCGAATGGGAACACACCGAAGCGCTCGCGGAATGGTTTCCCGCGTGGTATCTGGTGGAATATCCAGCGGCCGCGAAAGAACTGGAAGATCTTATTTTTCCCGATACCTCACCGGGGAACGCCGCACGCCAGGTGCTACGGCTCATCGATCTAGAACGCCAAGGCATCTGCAATCGCCTCATCTCCTAGCGGGAAAAGCTACGCACGCTCAACCCCTATTTGTTTCGCATCTACCTTCAGCGCAGAAGCGTTCGGCACCGCTAAACCCGCGCCCCGGAGGGATTGGACTAATATGCCGGCTTCGCCGTGCCGTTCTGGTAACAAGTTCCAAGCCATTCAGGCGGGCGCGATGCGATGCAGGAACACCAACCATAGGAGACCACCATGAAACAAGTACTCGCGGTAACGGCTATCGTCGCGCTGCTCGCCGGTTGTGCGAGCCAGGTCACCAATCAAGTTCAAGCCGATCTTCCCATAGACAAGGGTACCGTTAGGGCGGGCGCGGGTAGCAGCATTACCATGAAAGGCGGCGCGCTTCCGCTGGCTGGCTCTGGGATGGTGGAGGTTGGCAAGCCACTTCCGTCCGCCATGCTTTCCGCCAGCAATCTCAAGTCCGTCAATCTCGCGGATTCCAGCGGGAAGGTCCGCATCATCAGCGTAGTGCCCTCTCTCGACACCCCGACCTGCGACAAGCAGACCCACGAGCTTTCCGAGAAGAATGCCGGATTGGACAAGAGCGTGGAACTGGTGACCGTCAGCATGGATCTGCCGTTCGCGCAGACTCGGTTCGCCAAGGAAGCGAAGATAAGCAACATCACTTTTCTATCCGATTACAAAGACCGGGAGTTTGGCAATAATAATGGCTTGATGATTGCCCCTCTGGGGCTGCTGGCGCGCGCGGTGATCGTGACCGATAAGGACAATATCGTGCGCTACCTACAAGTGGTTCCGGAAGTCACCGCGTTACCCGATATGCAAGCGGCAATGCAAGCTGCGCGCGGTTTGCTGTAACCGCACTCACCACCTAAGGCGGAGCAGAGTGTCTGCTCCGCCTTTTTAC
Coding sequences:
- a CDS encoding thiamine pyrophosphate-binding protein, with amino-acid sequence MAVQPPPLTPNTAAGVIARFLKARGVDRIFALCGGHIMPIWMRCDAEGIRIVDVRDERAAVYMAHAHSDLTGGLGVALLTAGPGVTNAMTGIANAHVARASVLVLSGLPPQPQENRGALQDIVHTDLVRSLTRYARTVREPALVLQELDEAVSRAFGQGGDPGPVYLDFPTDTLRAEVPRAVQLEEHFRPKNKPVLLPDAASVSAAVDLLWSAKRPLVISGRGARGSGAELTAFLDKLGAAYLDTGESRGLVPDAHPAVVAAMRGTSMSEADVVVTLGRRLDFQLAYGSPAVFGEARFVRIADAPSELRDNRRGEVEIFAQPASALAAMTKKAGNQVSNVDRAWADGLRQQHEARAKKLRETLATAAPGSDGRMHPNRVLGELQSKLSPDAIVIADGGDFLSFARVGLSASTYLDPGSLGCIGIGTPFGVAASLAFPNRQVVVATGDGAFGFNAMEIDTAVRHKAPVLIVVANNGAWQIEVHDQTDTHGKVVGTRLQFSDYAAMARAFGMHAERVERAEDLPNALERALKSRPALLDVVVTPEAKSSDGKTGLAWVPDLQALGAWDQAEREWRRGEAHR
- a CDS encoding thiol peroxidase, producing the protein MKQVLAVTAIVALLAGCASQVTNQVQADLPIDKGTVRAGAGSSITMKGGALPLAGSGMVEVGKPLPSAMLSASNLKSVNLADSSGKVRIISVVPSLDTPTCDKQTHELSEKNAGLDKSVELVTVSMDLPFAQTRFAKEAKISNITFLSDYKDREFGNNNGLMIAPLGLLARAVIVTDKDNIVRYLQVVPEVTALPDMQAAMQAARGLL
- a CDS encoding cytochrome-c peroxidase, with translation MTATLISALSADDGEQALLERAQAQFKPLPADAATAQYPLTPARVEMGRKLFYETRVSSDGKQSCAECHQPQFHGTDALPRSIGNSGKLIPRNVPTVFNTALQFAQHYGVNRVDVEEQALKALVSPLAYGNKDYAMAEAKLRAIPGYRTLFEKAFPSEAETITAANWSKAIGAYERTLLTPAPFDRYLKGDTNALGKQAKHGLDKFMAFGCSGCHGGVLVGGQMYQKFGITADYWTLTGSQEIELFKGRDKGRFQDTKNEADAFMFKVQQLRNVAVTPPFFHDGSVAKLEDAMRIMGKLQLGRDLNDADIGDIVAFLESLTGEVPAQFAGVPSLPVAAYKN